A region from the Lolium perenne isolate Kyuss_39 chromosome 4, Kyuss_2.0, whole genome shotgun sequence genome encodes:
- the LOC127292823 gene encoding uncharacterized protein yields MVKPTDPMLWHKVAAVSGVAALGLGTYGAHMFRPENPRYKEIWQTASLYHLVHTAALLGAPITKRPNIFGGLLTTGIVLFSGTCYTVAYLEDRKFSSPAPIGGFAFIAAWASLLF; encoded by the exons atggtgaagcCCACCGACCCGATGCTATGGCACAAGGTCGCCGCCGTCTCCG GTGTTGCTGCTCTTGGACTTGGCACCTACGGAGCGCACATGTTCCGCCCCGAGAACCCTAGATACAAGGAG ATTTGGCAGACCGCGTCCCTCTACCATCTCGTCCACACCGCGGCGTTGCTCGGAGCTCCCATCACCAAGCGCCCCAACATC TTCGGAGGTCTTCTTACTACTGGAATTGTGCTCTTCTCTGGAAC GTGCTACACCGTGGCTTACCTTGAGGACAGGAAGTTCTCTTCACCAGCACCAATTGGTGGCTTTGCATTCATCGCTGCCTGGGCCAGCCTGCTCTTCTGA
- the LOC127292822 gene encoding probable glucan endo-1,3-beta-glucosidase A6, whose product MAMAASSLVVPLSFVFLTIAAAATPASDTGHFLGISYGTLGDDLPPPHRALELARSAGAAAVRFYDSNATLLAAAASFSLGVVPGVPNELLISLAASQRAADAWIVSTLLPFRRNRRFRYLFVGNEVLSDPTTKDRWSRLVPAMANLRRALRRYGMRRVKVSTTLGMDALVGQNVFPPSAGVFRPDIVDVAVRPLLAFLHRTDSYLFVDAYTYFTWSANHTIVPLTYALLEPSPAPGYQYHDPATGLSYTNLLDHMLDTVVAAMCRAGHCGVRLALAETGWPNAGDLDQFGANVRNAATYNRNVARHLASGAGTPRRPGMRMPAFVFALFNEDLKGGPGTERHWGLFYPNGSAVYEVDLTGRRPAASYPPLPPATNDLPSPGKLWCVVRTDRRGAVANETAVREQVAAACADEATLCDPVRLGGECHLPNTVAAHASYVFSAHWNKFSKQYGGWCYFRGLAVETTADPSEPFFRLPLFSASCFRNS is encoded by the coding sequence ATGGCAATGGCAGCATCATCGCTCGTCGTCCCGctcagcttcgtcttcctcacCATTGCCGCAGCTGCCACGCCGGCCTCGGATACAGGGCACTTCCTGGGCATCAGTTACGGCACGCTGGGTGACGACCTCCCGCCCCCGCACCGGGCGCTCGAGCTCGCCCGCTCGGCCGGCGCCGCCGCGGTCAGGTTCTACGACTCCAACGCCACCCTCCTGGCCGCGGCAGCGTCATTCAGCCTCGGCGTCGTCCCGGGCGTCCCCAACGAGCTACTCATCTCCCTCGCCGCCTCCCAGCGTGCCGCCGACGCGTGGATCGTCTCCACGCTCCTCCCATTCCGCCGAAACCGCCGCTTCCGCTACCTCTTCGTCGGCAACGAGGTGCTATCCGATCCCACCACCAAGGACCGCTGGTCCCGGCTCGTCCCCGCCATGGCCAACCTCCGCCGCGCGCTACGGCGCTACGGAATGCGCCGCGTCAAGGTCAGCACCACGCTCGGGATGGACGCTCTCGTCGGCCAGAACGTGTTCCCGCCCTCCGCCGGGGTGTTCCGCCCGGACATCGTCGACGTCGCCGTGCGCCCGCTCCTCGCATTCCTCCACCGCACGGACTCGTACCTCTTCGTCGACGCGTACACCTACTTCACCTGGTCGGCGAACCACACCATCGTGCCACTCACCTACGCTCTGCTCGAGCCATCGCCGGCGCCGGGGTACCAGTACCATGACCCCGCCACGGGGCTGTCGTACACCAACCTCCTCGACCACATGCTTGACACCGTGGTCGCCGCCATGTGCCGCGCGGGCCACTGCGGCGTCAGGCTGGCGCTGGCCGAGACCGGCTGGCCCAACGCCGGCGACCTCGACCAGTTCGGCGCCAACGTGCGGAACGCGGCCACGTACAACCGCAACGTGGCGAGGCACCTGGCGTCCGGCGCCGGGACGCCGCGGCGGCCGGGGATGCGCATGCCTGCGTTCGTGTTCGCGCTCTTCAACGAGGACCTGAAGGGCGGGCCCGGGACAGAGCGGCACTGGGGCCTCTTCTACCCCAATGGTAGCGCGGTATACGAGGTCGACCTGACGGGGCGCCGGCCGGCGGCGTCGTACCCTCCTCTGCCTCCGGCTACGAACGACCTGCCGTCCCCCGGGAAGCTGTGGTGCGTGGTGAGGACGGACCGCCGCGGGGCGGTGGCGAACGAGACGGCGGTGAGGGAGCAGGTGGCGGCGGCGTGCGCGGACGAGGCCACGCTGTGCGACCCCGTCCGGCTAGGCGGCGAGTGCCACCTGCCAAACACGGTGGCCGCGCACGCGAGCTACGTCTTCAGCGCGCACTGGAACAAGTTCAGCAAGCAGTACGGCGGGTGGTGTTACTTCCGCGGCCTCGCCGTGGAGACGACCGCCGATCCCAGTGAGCCTTTCTTTCGCCTTCCATTGTTTAGTGCAAGTTGCTTCAGAAATTCTTAA